The Euphorbia lathyris chromosome 4, ddEupLath1.1, whole genome shotgun sequence genomic interval GCAGAAATGCGTTGGTGACATCCATCTGGAAAGCATACCAATCTTCTACAGCTGCAACGGCCAACAAGGTCCTTACTATAGTCATTTTTTCCACATGAGCAAAAGTCTCTGCACAGTCTTCCCCATATTTCTGTCTGCAACCTAAAATAACAAGTCTAGACTTGTATCTTTCAATAGATCCATCAGGattatattttgttttgaacAGCCATTTACACCCAATAGCAATTTTCCTAGCAGGTAAGGTTGTGACATCCCATGTATCATTGGCTTCAAGAGCTTCATGCTCAGTATTCATAGCTGCAACCCAATGAGAGTGTTGAACAACTTCTTTGAAGTAAATAGGGTCAGAATTATTGGTAAGATGAGCAAGAAAATAGTGAAAGGAAGGAGCAGTGACAGTATAGGTAACATTTGAAATATGAGGAGCATTGTAGTCCTTTAGCCAGACAGGAGGAACATGAGTTCTAGTAGATCTCCTGACTGGTAAAGAAGCAGGCAAAGGAGAGGATATATCAGATAATGAAGCAGAAGAGGGTGAGACTGGAGAAGTAGGTGCAGGAGATAATGTAGTGGGGGCTGAAATACGAGATGATATAGTGAGAATTGATGGTTGAGGAGGTGGAGAAACAGGTTCACTAAGAAGATGAGATACAGAGTATAAGTCATCATAAAGCTGAGGTTGGGGCACAGAATGAGTTAAAGCAGGAATAGGATGCATGTAGGAAGTTGTTGATTTAGAGTGAAAGGGAAATATGGATTCATGAAAGATTACATCTCTAGAGACAAATGTCTGAAATGTGAGTAAATTTAGTAACCTGTAGCCTTTTTGAGTGGAAggatatcctaaaaacatacaaGGGACACCCCTGGGAGACATTTTATCTGATGGAAAAGATGGGTTATAGGCAAAGGCAAGACACCCAAAGACCCTTAAGTGATCATAGTTGGCGGGAGAATTGTGGAGGGATTCATAGGGAGTGGAGTTATCAAGTACATGAGTAGGCAGTCTATTGATCAAATGGACAGCAGTTAGGACACAATCACCCCAATGAGACAAGGGCAACCCAGCCTGAAAACGAAGAGCCCTCGCTATTTCCAATATATGCATGTGCTTCCTCTCTACTCTGGCATTCTGTTGGGGTCTCCTAACACAGCATGTTTGATGCACAATACCATTTTCGGAAAAGAAGGCTGAACATTGTGTGTCATCAAATTCTAAGGCATTGTCAGACCTAAGATATTTGATTTCCTTGTGAAAGTGTGTTTAAGCATAGTTAAGAAAAGCTTCCAAAATAGACAGACTATTAGATTTGAGTTTCAGAAGATATACCCAAGTTGTTCTAGTGCAATCATCAACAATGGTAAAAAAATACCTGTAATGCCCCCTAGTGGGAACCTTATAGGGGCCCCAAGTGTCAATATAAATCAATTCAAAGGGTTCACTAGCATATGAAGAGCTTAAATCAAAGGGCTGTCTAGTAAACTTGGACATAGGACATGTCAAGCAAACCTTGGTATGATCCTTAATATGCTGTTGAATACATGAGATATGTTTAAGTTTAGCAAGAGGAGAATGCCCCAATCTGTTATGCCATAGTTCAATGCTAGACTTTTCTGTAGTTTTAGTTTCAACAGCGAGACAAGCAGGAGATTGAATTTGAGACAGCCACGCATGAGGGATGGTAGGATCAGTAGTGTCTAACAGGTAATACAGGCCATTTTGAGCTTTTCCTATACCCACTATTTGTTTGGTTTCAGCAGCAATGATCACACAATGAGTGGAATAAAATTGTACCTCACAATTGTTATCTTGGACGAGCTTTTGCACAGAAAGAAGGTTGTGTTTGAAGAGTGGAACACAAAGCACATTCTTAAGTTGCAGTCCTGTAGGGAGAGCAATGTCACCAATATGAGAGATTACAGCTTGATGTCCATTTGGGAGGTGAATGGGGGAAGCCTTCTGAACAGCATTTGGTTGGATGAAATGTTGCAGATGTGGAGTCATGTGGTCAGATGCACCTGAATCAATTATCCATGTCGTGAAGTTGGAAGCGGCAAATTGACATGTCAACATGCCTGGGAAGTGATGATCAATTTCCTCATCAGTTTCTGATTCCTTGTGTTGTAGTTGTAATTTAGGCATCAACTGCATCAGATGTTCTAGTTTTTGAGGTGTGAAGAGAAGCCCCGATGATTCTCCTGAACTGTGACTTTGCATAGTAGCTGCAACTTTAGGTGCATAAGGGTTATGAGGTAGGGAAGGAGTTTGGGGTAAAGTTTTGGATTTGTTCTTGTGTTTGGAGTACCACTTAGGGTATCCAACTATAGTCCAGCACCTATCTCTACTGTGTCCTTTTCCACCACAGGCAGAGCAAGTCTGCAGTTTATCATGATTTCTGCTGTACATAGCAGATATATCAGACTCAAATTTCACGCTGGTTAGAACTTCTCTTTGAGCCTCTTCTTGCTGCAAGACAGCTGAGGCAGTTTCAACAGATGGAGAGGTGTAAGCATCAACAATTGACTCCTCTAGTTTTTATATGTATCATTCAAACCATTTAGGAATTGAGACAGTTTGACCTCCTCCCTTTGTAAATCAATGCCAACAAGTAAAGCTTTAACTTCAACATCAGCATTATTCACAACAGGCAGCAAATTTAAAGAATCTAACTCTTCCCACATGGATTTCATAGCAGTATAGTAGTCATTGATACTCATCTGATGTTGTTTTTCTTCAAACAGATCTTTATTTAACTTATATTTCCTGGACCCATTAGTAAGAGAGAACCTCTTTTCTAGATTATCCCATATATCCTTAGCAGATGTCATATACATCACAGATTTCTTAATATTAGGAGATAAATTATGAGTTAACCAAGCGATTACCATATTGTTGCAGGTATCCCATATCTATGCTTTGGTTTCATCATCACTTGCTTTTGGTTTTTCTACAGTTCCAGTCACGAATCCCAGCTTTCGTTTGGAAGAGAGATTAATCTCCATAGATCTGCGCCAGGATCGATAATCAGAGGATCATTGAAGCTTATCAACCAAGAGTGTGTTTGCTCTTTCAGAGGGATGGAGAAAGAACGGATTCATCATTTCCTGATATGTGATTTTTGTATTCGCCATTGAAGACGAGAGAGGCAAAGATCAGAGGGAGAGAAATCAAAGATtggggaagaagaaaaaagaaacccTAGAAGAAACAGATAAGGGATTTTAAGAAACACTATCTCTTATTTCTCTTTGTGCTTACcacagctctgataccataatgAGCAAAATACCAGGTATTGAAGCACAAAAAAATATCAGAGGAAATTAGAGAATAATCACAAAAGGAAGCTCAATAATTGCTTCATTCTCATTAATTAATGGAAAAATGAGTCTTACCAAGGAATATAAAGGAGACAATAAAAACAAGAAAGGATAACCACCTCACTATCAGACAAAACACATGTCTGGACAGTGAGGATAACAACAGTAcaaaaggaaaaatacaaaCTAGTACAaagaaacaaacaaaagaaataaaagagcTGAATTGGTCCTTAATATTAGTAGTTACATTAGTTTTAATTGTCATTAAAATGAACTAATTCAATAGATTAATTAGTCATTACGTGAACTGATTAAGAAGAAAAAAGCGTTCCAACAGTTTTCTATAAGAGTGATTTGTAGTTTCTTATATCTAAGCCAATAGATCATATAATGGCAAGTTTGATAAGAAATTGCATATATCAcattaaaaaattagaaaattgacAATGAAAAGAAAGATACTTCTAAAATTTAGTTGTTCAAGTCAATGGCTTTAGTTGCTAGTAATTTTGTTAAGCATGATGGAATTCTAAGTAATGAGATCACCAGAATTGAAAACCATACAAATTATGACTTGCATAGAGAAAAAACTTTATGCAAAAATTAAATGTCCTCCTAAAGTTATTagaaaagtttaattttatccTCATCATATaaataagggtaattaatttattagtccctgtattttgataaaacacactgtttagtccttgtatttttaaaaacacatggtaaggtccctaacctttttctcagtgaactgtttagtccttccgcctgtttgttagattttttaccatttatggcttcggaaatgactaaattaccctttactatttaccttcaaactttagaagaggaaatccaatttagaagaagaagctatttgtatggaaaacaagaaaaagaccAGACttaatgcttacgaatttgaacgattaagaagaaaatcaagaagaagaacactcaaagttgatttcagatgtattagagtttaaaggaaaggaaaataaaggaaaagaagaatgcaaatccaaattgactaacaaaatcttcatgagggtctaacggcagggactaaacagttcatcgagaaaaacgttagagactaaacagttcatcgagaaaaaggttagggactttatcatgtgtttttgaaaatatagggattaaacagtgtgttttgtcaaaatatagggactagtaaattaattaccctataaaTAACTTAAATTTAACTCCATGGTAGAAATTTTAGCACAACTTATTCTTTTCTAAATAAACAACGGGAATTAGCTATGACAAGCGCAATTGAACTATTTCCTACTATAGGAGAGAAATCGAAGTTCAACTTTTATCCctaaaaacatttaaatttttttgaacaTGTTATATATTTGGCTCTCTCTCTCAAATGTTTTGCACTTATTTCGTGGAACACTGGCTTGTCCTCTCGAACTATCTTTAGCCTAGGACTTGTGTGGCCACTAATATAATATCATGGCTTCTCCTCAATGATAATTTACGCTACAAAAGATAACCCGTAATCATGCTTAAACCCATGTAATTGTCTACTATAATTCTTTATTGGTTTCAAATCCACATATTTCGTGTTCTGTAAGTTTTGATCCACATTTTTTAGTgcaaaacaatattttttttgcGGTGCCATTAatatatttgttataattagtttATGTATTACGCCTTTAATCATGTTTTTGGACAGTTTGTATGTATAAAACCGAACTGAAATCGCAAAATATACATTAGATTTATAATTAGAGTTTTAGTTAGGTTTTAGAACTATTTCAATCTTGTAAAACGGTATGCAATGCtcaaacccaaaaaaaaaaaaaaattctcttccTTTTGGAAAACAGATCCCACCAACATCACTAAAGACCCCAAATCATATAGGATAATGATATAGATAAAATcgaaatgaaggttttaatcttaaaccaaTAAAGAGTGCAATCTtatcaagctaaacttgaaggatgAGTAATCTCAAATTGGATCGATCCAAAGCTCTCAAGGAGGCTAAAATGCTTGATATGATAAAGTTAAGTTTCCTTACAAATTAAGGAGTATGTATACGCTTCCCTAATTTAAGTTAAAAGACTAAAATGCCTCATTGAGGCTACAAACATAGGCATAAGTAACACGGATAAAATAGGAAAGAAGACTTTGAGGGTAGGGGCGTAAATATAATGAATGGTACAATGATAATAAATAGAagagaaaaacagtaaatagtGGATGAGAGTCCTCGTctcaaacacaaaaaaaatctcCGTCCTTTTGAAAAATAGACCTCACCAACATGATTAAAGACTCCAAAAAATATATGACAGAAGaaatttagaaaagaaaacgTGTTGGAAAGGCAGTGTGTGCCAACACACGCCAACATGCACGTGGGCTGAGGTGGCGAACCAAACGCATGAGGCGACTTAGGTGAAGACAATAGAATTTCAGAgacttaaaaaaataattgggATAAGGTTGCTAATCTTGGATTTTTAAAATGCGGTGGAGTTCAATGGGATGCATTTTCGTCCCTACCCCACATTATTTTCCACTCCTAGAAAGCATCGATGGCAATGAACATATCACATTCAAGGGAAGGATCACGATTATATGCTAGTGAATTCGTGTAATGGATTTCTTTACCCGTGTAAACCATTTCATAATGAGCCTCTTGTTGTGTGCAATCTAGTTAAAGGCGAGTTTATTAATTTTCTGCAAGTCATTAAGGGATGTTTATGAGCATTATATTGATTGTGGTTTTGGTTTTAATCTAAAGATCAATCAATACAAAGTGGTAAGATTTTTTCTTAGCAATATTCTATGACATCATATGTAGACTAGCTGAGGTACAGGGTCATGGAAAAATATTGAATATGCTCCTTCAGGCTATATGTTAGAATTTCCTATTTATTTGAGTGGTGCACTTTATTAGCTTTGACATTTTGGTGAGAAATTGAGTTTTATGGTTTCATTTGATTGTGAGAAAGAATATTTCCTACCATTTTCATCACCACCATTAAGGGACGATAACAAGGTGAATGTGGGCATGAGAGTTCTAGGAGGATGTCTATTCCTATGTGACTCTTCGAATCAATCATTGATTTGTGTTTAGGTGATACAACTTCATAATACTAATTTCGAAGTTAAGCTTGGTTCTAACAAATTTTACATGATGGAGCCGCAACTTTATAACTAATTTTTCAAACATGGATGAACTGCAAATTGTACATATAATTACAGGGAGTTGCTTATCAAAATTAGTTCCATCCAAAGTCAAACAATTGCAATTTAATAATGGAGAAGACAAGCTTCCGACAATAATCagaatgaaaattcaaaattgataGTGAAAGTATATATaggaaaaacttgaaaaaatgTTACTAAAACTTATTCCAAGAAACAagaatgtgaaaagaaaaataaattcaagAAAATCAAATGCTATATAAAGCCTTGATGCCTTGAATATCATCATAATTCATACCCTTGATGACCCCGGGAAGAATGGTGGGAAACATAATAGCATCTTCCACAGATGAATGTCCAAGTCCAAGCAGATGTCCAATTTCATGCAATGCTACTGTCTCTATGTCAACACCATCATCTACTTTTCCTACTACCCATTTTTCATCTGCATCAAAATGAAGTCTCCCATCTCGGGGTGGCATTCCATGAGCTAGAATTCCCTCAGGACCATCAAACGGAAACCCATCTCCATGCTCACCTCTGTAAAAATTCACTTTCAAATCTGCACTATCATAATATTCTGTTATTTCAAAAGTGAATTGTGAGTTAGCTTCCCATGTTTTAAATGCTCTCTTCACTGGTGCCACTGCTGCCGGCGGTGTATTCAACTGAAAACCGTATGTCAAATGGTACTTATATAGGGGCCATCTAGGGAGCCCAGGAAGAAAAGCATAGTGTGATActattttgaattttgatttattgCTTTGTTTGTTAGATTCCATCCTTGTATTTCCATTGATGATATCTGCAACTCCGCATCTAGGTAGCATCATCTGTGAGACTGTTTCTGAATCTAAAATTCCGGTGGGGTTCAGGTGGAAATTGATTTGGTATGTTTTGATTGCGGATTCTAattgattatcaaaatcatcGTTGTTGAAAAGGGATtggttttgatagtttaagtAACCAAAATGTTGAAGGTACTTCTTTAGTCCTTGAATGCCTTTCACGTTTTCTCCCTTGTGACTTCCTTGGACATGTTTGAGGAAATTGAATGATGAGGGTTTCTCATCATCTTTTGAGGCTGCGAAAGCTATGCTGGAGATAAGGGATATGGAGATCAAAAGAATGAAAGGAAATGAAGAAAATGTTTTAGATGCCATGGAATAAGCACTAGTTAGCCTTTGTTTCATGAAGTGATATTTAAAGGATGTAAAAGGGTACCGATggaaataaaagttaaatattaagGTTGTTTGAGAGTTTAGAGAATGTAAATCAGAGTTAAAAGTTTAAGTTGGTTTGAGAGTTTAAATATATAGAGGAATGAAAGTTAAATTTATGCAGAAATGAAAAAAATCAATGAACTTTGGGTTACTTACATTAACTTCCGGTTTGGAGGTTACAGTTTTGAggttaaaaaaagtaaaaatttaacttctaTTAACCTTCATTTACTCTTCAAAAACAACTCTTAAACAATGTTAATGTGATATTTAACCTTTCATTACTCTTATTTACCTTCGTTAACTCGTtcccaaacaaaggctaaatcaaaataattactttCATGATAAAATCATAGTTTGAAGGTATGGTGGATATCGGGTGCTGatggaaaaaatgaaaatttgtaTAAACCGAGGAGTAAAGACATTTAAATTGTGAGAATCCCTTTCAAATTTGTAATGGTATAGttattagaaaattaaatatcatTAATGGAATTAAATAGAATCAACGTGTTAATGGGACAAGTTAGTGGTTATTAGTGGTTACATTAGTTTTAATTGTTATTAACATGAACTAATTCAATATATTAATTCGTCACTATATGAActaattaacaaaaataacGTTCCAACAGTTTTTCAATAAGAGTTATTTGTAGTTTCTTATATTTCCAAGAGATCATCATATCATATAATAGCAAGTTTGATAAGAAATTGCATATATCACATTAAAACTTAGAAAATTGACAATGAAAAAAAAGTATTCcactttcaaaaaaataaaataaaaattgagttGTTCAAGTCAATGGCTTTAGTTGATCATAATTTTGTTAAGCATGATGGAATTTTAAGGAATTAGATCACCAAAATTGAAAAccataaaaattataaaacttgtGTAGAAGaaaatgatgcggacatccgaactggccacactgatcgcgcggactctagcgggtcttcaagaatcaagctcacagaggatgcacctggaagggcggatccccaagacatgcgagcaaggcggatctaggagtacgccagaAGGCGTATCCACATATGAGCATGGGCGGATCGCCAAGATTACTTCCTCAGGAAGTCGACCAACAGACAGTCTGACTTTCCGTACCTGCGCCGTCGTACTTCTTGTCTGAGCAGACTATCCATTTTGCCCTTTGTCTTATGCCCttttgtaaccctagtaggggtagtccctgtcctttgcttatcttttagaggttgtatttaaaccctcattttgtaaggatatggcaactttttatcaatcaaatatcatttctctttgagaattaaggtttataccttgttatcgggattcactccttcaagttaagcttgagaagaacatctttgttggtttacgactaaaaccttcatttctcgctttcaatccgtatcagttggtatcagagccaatcgtttcctgacccgaaacttcttttggcaatggttcaaccccgacaaccgcaagattccatggaaaccagtgaccggaggtatgaggagctaagggagcacctcgcggaacagattcaggccagccatgagcggcagagaCAGATTGATCAAAAGTTCCTGGAGTTAACTACCTCCCAggaaaacttcaaactggaggttcgGTCCTTAATCCAATCTGCAGCAGGAGGATCAActcagagaaaggaaggagcccttgaacaaccacgtccacaaatgggtcctagggatcctgaggtaagaaggcctaactttgtccttgtgcataacgctgatagcgatagtgatgattttgaggatatTGGGGATAATGGTGCCTTTAGAAATATGAGGGGTGTTGGCCCGAATGATAACAGACGTGTGGGTATGGTTAGGGCAGAACCAGatctaggaaactttgacagggatgatgcctttaagttaaaaatagacttaccgtcttttggtggtgaactggatatagaggggttcttagaTTGGTTGTCGAAAGTGGAGCGCTTCTTTGAATATgttgggattcctgatgagaggaaagtaaggctggtggcgtatcgcctgaagggtggcgcatcagtttggtgggatcagataagggaagaaagaagaagagggggcagagatccgattagatcttggctacgaatgaaggcgatgttaagggagcggttcttaccgccggactatgagcagtatatttacagctcctacagaggatgctctcaaggtgcctgaagtgtccatgagtatacctcagaATTCTTAAGGCTATCGGCTAGGGCCAacttgtctgaaactgaaagctaaaagacctctaggtacctagaagggttgagatacaacatccaggatcgtattggcacacagatggtggttcgagtgcaagatgccaggaatttgGCCCTGAAGGCTGAATCTCAACTAAGCGGGCGAACCCGGAGATCCGCcgctactgagtatacgcctggaggaagagataacgtgaagtcttatgacaaaggcaagcaagtggcgagtgccagtggagttagggttaacagtgtgggaagaggatctgttggagatactaggccataTAAGGAGGTACCTacaccacctaagagcaacaatccatATGCGAGGCCCGCGCCTTTTAAATGTTTCAGGTGCAATGAaccaggccatagatccaacgagtgtcctaggaggaagagttCTAACATGGTGGAAAGATGTGAAGAAGACTATgaagaaggggatgaagtatattgtgaacccttgggagaggatgatgatgaggcggatgaagggagatacgccattcatgtggttaGACGCTTATTAGTCTCCAGCCGACTAGAGGGCGATCAGAGGCATCAACTATTCCGGACTCGTTGCCTTGTGAACAAAGGGCGATGTAACGTAATCATTGATAGTGGTAGTCAggagaacattgtgagtagcagcgccgttcagaagttcgggttgttggtagaggcgcaccctgatccctacagggtgggatggatcaagaacgttggcgagttgagggtgacccagagatgcaaggtaccgattgagattggtaactatcatgatgaagtctgttgtgatgtggtcgatatggacgcatgccacctattgttgggccgaccctggcagtttgataacaacgccacccacgccggaagagagaacacttacaaatttgtgaagaatggggtgaagtttgtccttacaccaatggtgagagccaaaggccgacgagaagtctaccttggtagtctgtcctacacacaaatcgtttgtcagcgaatgtgaagaaaGCCAAATGGTATacgtggtaatggttaaggcgaatcacgaatccgcccaaagggacgaaagggaaatgccgagtgaagtgacccgcctacttggcgagtatcaagatctgttcccggAAGAGCTAcccagtgggttaccacctttgagggacatccaacatcatatcgatcttgtgcctggggctagcttaccaagcctcccacactATCGAATGAGTCCGAAGGAGCACgacatcatgagacagaaagtggaggaactcatcgagatgggatacgttagggagagtatgagtccttacgccgttccagctttacttacgccgaagaaggatgggtcttggcggatgtgtgttgatagtagggccatcaacaagatcaccatcaagtacaagtttcccattccaaggttggatgatatgctggaccagcttggcggatctaaagtcttctccaagattgatctcaggagcggttATCACCAGATACGTATTCGAGCTGGGGATGAATGGAAGACTGCTTTCAAGACTAGGGATGGAttatatgagtggttagtgatgccatttgggatgaccaatgcccctagtacttttatgaggctaatgaatcaggtgcttcgcccggtgattgggaagttcgtagttgtgtattttgatgatattttgattcatagccagaccttggcggatCATAAGAAGCACTTGCAGACAGTATTTgatctgttaaggaaacaccagctattctccaacaccaagaagtgtgactttgtcatggaaagtttggttttccttggattcgtggttagtggcgacGGTGTCCAAGTGGATGGAGAAAAGgtgagagccatccgagaatggccgactccgaggaatgtgggggacatcaggagttttcatgggctagcaacattttatcgaagattcattaagaacttcagttccatagtggccccattgacagaatgtttgaagaaaggaaaggggttcgagtgggcggacgcccaagaagagagcttcgccttgatcaaggaaaaactgagtacagcgccagtgctggcgtatcctgattttgataaactgtttgaagttgagtgtgatgccagtggaattgggattggtggtgttttGATGCAAGAGAAAAGGCCCATTgcgtacttcagtgagaagctatgtgacgcacggcaaaagtgggcaacgtatgatcaagaattttatgccaTAGTAAGGGCATTGAAAGTATGGGAGCATTACTTagtggggaaagaattcattctctacactgaccatcaggCCCTCAAGTATCTAGGaagtcaaaagcaacttcgaagctccatgcatgcccgatggtccgccttcatagataagttcccctataagcttatccataaggcgggaaaacaaaatgtagtggcggacgccttgagtcggagGGTCGTGCTAATAAAAACCGTCAATCTGGAGACCGACTGCTTCGAACATATCAGAGGAGAGTACCTGGCGGATCCCGATTTCGGTAGCATTTGGGAGAAATGTAAAACCCAGCATGGAGATGGAGCGTATCACATCACGAatgagtatctaatgaggggtaaccaactttgtttacctTGCACTTCCATCCGTGAAAAAGTTATCCGCGATCtgcatggcggatccctggggggacattttgggcgaAACAAGACCTATGAAGCAGtaagttcccgttatttctggcccaagatgaggagagatgtggcgtacctagtagaacgatgctatatcttccagaccgccaagggacaccCCACTAATGCTGGTTTGCAACTACCACTACCTGTACCAGAAACTATATGGGAGGATctatccatggattttgtcctagggttacccagaactcagaggggcatggattccatctttgtggttgttgaccgattctcaaaaatggcacacttcataccatgccgaAAAACCAATGATGCATCGGCAACTGCTAAACTGTTCTTCAAGGAGGTCGTCAGACTACATGGCGTACCAAAGAGTATTGTCTCAGATCGTGACACGAAGTTtctgagtcacttctggcggaccttgtgggctctttttgatacttctctgaagtttagtaccactgcccaccctcagacagacggacagacagaagcGGTCAATAGAactctgggaaacttactgcgtagCAAGTGCAAGGATAAGCCccggatgtgggatgtggttctagcccaagctgagttcgcctacaacggctctgtacattcgggaaccggggAGATCACCATTTGAGGTAGTATACACAAGGACCCCAAACCATGCCCTTGATATAGCATACCTTCCAAGGGGAAATGTGgctgccaaccagctggcccAGGACTATatgcagatgcaccaagaggtaagggagact includes:
- the LOC136225853 gene encoding metalloendoproteinase 3-MMP-like — its product is MASKTFSSFPFILLISISLISSIAFAASKDDEKPSSFNFLKHVQGSHKGENVKGIQGLKKYLQHFGYLNYQNQSLFNNDDFDNQLESAIKTYQINFHLNPTGILDSETVSQMMLPRCGVADIINGNTRMESNKQSNKSKFKIVSHYAFLPGLPRWPLYKYHLTYGFQLNTPPAAVAPVKRAFKTWEANSQFTFEITEYYDSADLKVNFYRGEHGDGFPFDGPEGILAHGMPPRDGRLHFDADEKWVVGKVDDGVDIETVALHEIGHLLGLGHSSVEDAIMFPTILPGVIKGMNYDDIQGIKALYSI